The region CGCGAGAAGGCGACCAGCAATATCTGCACCAACTCAGGACTATGTGCGCTGGCGTTCTCGATCCACATGACGCTGCTCGGCGGTTCGGGTCTGTCGGACATGGCCAAGCTCAGCCATCTCGCCGCGCGCAAGACGGCGGCGGCGCTGGCCGAAGTTCCGGGCGTGACGGTGGTCAACAGCCACTATTTCAACGAGTTCGCCGTGACCCTGCCGCGCGACGCGCGCCAGATCGTGCGCGAACTGGCTGACCGCCGAGTGCTCGGAGGCATCTCGCTCGGCCGACTCTACCCGAATGAAGAGAGCCTTGCGAATGGCATGGTCGTGGCTGCGACCGAATGCACGACGGATGAAGACATCGCTGCGCTGGTCGCGGCGCTGAAGGAGGTGCTGGCATGAACGCGATCAACCCCACTGGATGGCGTCCGTCAATGGGCGAGAATGCGCCCGACAACGGCATCCAGACCTTCACCGGCAACCGCGCGCTGCAGCTGGAGGAAGCGCTCCTGTTCGAACTCGGCAATGCCGATCGCTCGGGCGTGGACTTTCCAGCAACCGACGGGATCGATCTCTCGGCATTGGGGCCGATGGCCCGTTCCGAACGTCCCGATCTGCCGGGTCTGTCGGAGCCGGAAACGGTGCGTCATTATACGCGCCTCTCGCGCCAGAACTATGCGATCGATCTTGGTCTTTTCCCGCTCGGCTCCTGCACGATGAAGCACAATCCACGGCTGGACGAGAAGGTGGCGCGCATGCCCGGCTTTGCCGACGTGCACCCGCTGCAGCCGGTCCATACCGTTCAGGGCGCATTGGGCGTGATCAACGAACTGGCGCACTGGCTGATCGAATTGACTGGCATGCACGGTGTGGCGATGACGCCCAAGGCCGGTGCTCATGGCGAACTCTGTGGTCTGCTTTGCATACGCGCCGCCTTGGAAGCCAAGGGTGATCCGCGTGATGTCATTCTTGTGCCGGAAAGTGCCCATGGCACCAACCCCGCAACGGCTGCCTTCGCCGGGTTCAAGGTCGAGAATATCCCGGCCACCCCGGACGGGCGCGTCGACACCGCTGCGCTCACCGCGCGGCTCGGGCCTGACGTTGCAGGCGTGATGATCACCAACCCGAACACTTGCGGCCTCTTTGAGCGCGACCTGAAGATCATCGCCGATGCCGTCCACGCCGCAGGTGGCTACGTCTATTGCGACGGAGCGAACTTCAACGCCATAGTCGGGCGGGTGCGCCCCGGCGATCTTGGCGTCGATGCCATGCACATCAACCTGCACAAGACCTTCTCGACCCCGCATGGCGGTGGTGGTCCGGGTTCCGGGCCGGTCGTGCTGTCCGAAGCGCTTTCCCCGTTCGGTCCGCTGCCGTTCACCGCGCGGCAGGCCGATGGCTCGATCAAGCTGATCGAGGAAGAGCAGGCGCATGAAGAGCATCCGCAGGCGTTCGGCCGGATGTGCGCTTTTCACGGCCAGATGGGCATGTACACCCGCGCGCTGGCCTACATCCTCAGCCACGGTGCGGATGGGTTGCGGCAGGTCTCGGGCGATGCCGTGCTGAACGCCAA is a window of Novosphingobium sp. THN1 DNA encoding:
- the gcvPB gene encoding aminomethyl-transferring glycine dehydrogenase subunit GcvPB → MNAINPTGWRPSMGENAPDNGIQTFTGNRALQLEEALLFELGNADRSGVDFPATDGIDLSALGPMARSERPDLPGLSEPETVRHYTRLSRQNYAIDLGLFPLGSCTMKHNPRLDEKVARMPGFADVHPLQPVHTVQGALGVINELAHWLIELTGMHGVAMTPKAGAHGELCGLLCIRAALEAKGDPRDVILVPESAHGTNPATAAFAGFKVENIPATPDGRVDTAALTARLGPDVAGVMITNPNTCGLFERDLKIIADAVHAAGGYVYCDGANFNAIVGRVRPGDLGVDAMHINLHKTFSTPHGGGGPGSGPVVLSEALSPFGPLPFTARQADGSIKLIEEEQAHEEHPQAFGRMCAFHGQMGMYTRALAYILSHGADGLRQVSGDAVLNANYVLRSLDDVLDAPFGSAGPCMHEALFSDDGFAEGFSTNDLAKGLIDEGYHPMTVYFPLVVHGAMLVEPTETESKAGLDQFIGAMRSLAQRARAGDEMLKSAPHLAPRRRLDETLAARKPKLVYKD